The following nucleotide sequence is from Cicer arietinum cultivar CDC Frontier isolate Library 1 chromosome 2, Cicar.CDCFrontier_v2.0, whole genome shotgun sequence.
aaacataacacttaacacttataacacaattactacaacatcatgggtttcgaaatggtagtgcaatcaaacatgttatcaccaaattccaaaacatacacttaacacttataacacaatactacacagacaaaatgaaccaacaattcacaatttaacagggtgtagtctctcacggacaaacacctgtgcagtcactcacggacaaacacaatttaccaagaaacgtaagtcgtaaacgtacacattaagagattccccattcttaacgcccagttaacttaaacgatttttctttaaaacaaaatattaagtaaccgagacattaagagattccccattcttaacgcccagttaacttaaacgatttttctttaaaacaaaatattaagtaaccgagacattaagagattccccattcttaacgcccagttaacttaaacgatttttctttaaaacaaaatattaagtaaccgagacattaagagattccccattcttaacgcccagttaacttaaacgatttttctttaaaacaaaatattaagtaaccgagacattaagagattccccattcttaacgcccagttaacttaaacgatttttctttaaaacaaaatattaagtaaccgaggcattaagaggttccccctccttaacgtccagttaacttaaacggttttcaaaacaaaatgttaagtaaccgagacattaagagattccccattcttaacgcccagttaacttaaacgatttttctttaaaacaaaatattaagtaaccgaggcattaagaggttccccctccttaacgtccagttaacttaaacggttttcaaaacaaaatattaagtaaccgagacattaagagattccccattcttaacgcccagttaacttaaacgatttttctttaaaacaaaatattaagtaaccgagacattaagagattccctattcttaacgcccagttaacttaaacgatttttctttaaaacaaaatattaagtaaccgagacattaagagattccccattcttaacgcccagttaacttaaacgatttttctttaaaacaaaatattaagtaaccgagacattaagagattccccattcttaacgcccagttaacttaaacgattttcaaaaacaaatattaagtaaccgagacattaagagattccccctccttaacgtccagttaacttaaacggttttcaaaacaaaatgttaagtaaccgagacattaagagattccccattcttaacgcccagttaacttaaacgatttttcacaaacaaacacacattaagtaaacaagatattaagagattccccattcttaatactcatttaacttaatggttttccaactccacacaaaacaaactcaaacaaattctcacatcaaaacacatcaattcatttattcacaagatccaatcatacacatatcaaatttcatcaatatcaattaagagcatgtcaaaaacaacgaacacaaatcgacacaatccactactcaaaacacacaagtttcatttactcaaaatcttacatacgtgaggtaaattcatttttcccaaaacaatactccaatcctaacaaaattcgtttccacacaaccacagataaggccctagatgcaaactaaaagtttggaaggagcccttaccttcgcgttagctctaacgtgcgattacggcaccgtgagtaaatccggtaaaatttcggctcgcaacgccgcttccaaaattggtccactagcaccgtagcacggaggtgagcaaccttcccttctatcacttcttgaaacgacgtttagatctaggtgaaacggggaggtttgtgtttgaatccctaataccgtttttcttcgttttcgaaacaatgagaaagtatgaagctgagaaaaccTTGCTCCCTTACccactaatccttgggtttctattcttgaagtcaaagaaagaaaaaggaagcaaAATCAACGAAGAAGAAAATGGGAGGAGGAGATGGTTTTCGCGAGGCAGAGGAAAAAGAAGGAGTTTCTCTGTTTTCTTTcatttgcttttcctttctttctttttccttcctttctatttcctctctttctatttccttttctttcttttctacctcctttctttttccctccaaacaactatatatatatatataaatatatattaattacttttaacaaatatctcaaaatatctagatatttgttaaattaccatttcacccgtaacacattaaattcttcgtaaacgattcaccgcagttaatttaatttatttaacgacgagtaattctaatcggcatcaaaatatctttttgatcatataaactccaaaatattattatctttggctaaaaagcctccgagccaaaatccaaaatacacaaaaatacataaagtgtactttaaaattatgggtcttacataaatcatgtttgtccatgagagactgcactggtgtttgtccgtgagggGCTACACCGTAGTAAATCGTGTTTTTCTGTGAGAGAATGCACTGGTGTttttccgtgagagactacaccctagtaaatcgtgtttgtccgtgagagactgcattggtgtttttccgtgagagactacaccctagtaaatcgtgtttgtcgGGGAGAGACTGCACttgtgtttgttcgtgagaaACTATTCGTTTAGAATTTACGTCCCTCGCGGCACTATGTTAGAAGGATCATGCAGGACGCGTGGAGATCATCCAGGTTGTATtgttttttgtagcatgattagattagatggttgtaccggggatagatgtctttcttttgtggatgtatttatttcaatttggaagactgtatctatacctcatattgtcagctagacttttattttgatgggtccatgtaccacttttgatgtgacgtgggagagttaaaattcttggggtaGTGCTTTTGTACAAGTGTCTGctgagaataccccaggggtatgagctattttcttataggcctcatagccccggtgtattttactgtttaaatactttgaatttttgtttcaaacactatttccgctgcttgtaaatatttgttgacttttgtcattatgttatgacttaaatattgTGGTTGTTATAATTGTGGTATCAaagctttggtttggatttctttggggaTGTGGagcttttggttatagattgtaggtcaacgtgtaggttgggagtcgttattTGTTCATGCGTCGGGGTAATTTGTCTGAGGTTTCAAATCTGGTGTAGTTAGTATGTCTTGATGTAGTTGAGAGTTACttttggaattattcgaagtggtgttaacacttcttcttgatgttggttttggggaaacactacctccaagaAGGAACGACGCTGCAAGAGTGAACATCAATAGGGAGGATCAAATGGTTGAAGatatgaataacatggttgcttCTGTTGCTACATAGAGtgctgcaaagactctgcgagatctggagaagagggaaaAAGAGATTCGTGCTGCTGAGTCAaggggattggaagattttcgtcgttacaatcctctaaacttcaagggtgatgagaactcagaaaaagcttattagtggattcaagaagtggaaaagatcttcaaAATGACGAATTGTCAAGCAGGGTTGAAGAAAGTCACTACGGCATGGgatttatgaagtggttccaaggacatAGAGGATATGTTGTTGGtggtaactcgaagatgatgggtatggatggattaacgttAAACAGTTAGGCAATTTCATGTAAGGATCTAAGTGGAGAGCTTTTTAAGAAGAGTATTAGATGTTCGCCTAGTAAATTTCAGAAtgagactggatgaagtttAATAATTGTCAAAGAGGtgtgaacatcatggaattATTAGAAGATATAGATcccatttggaatagcatttggtgcttaggtgtcaacgAAAGAGGCTTGTATTAAGGAATAGCCGATAACTTGGGTAAATTTGAGGAATagtcgataccttgaggggtaaGGTCGAGCATTCAAGTTAAACTAGATTTGTGAATTAGattgttaagtatgaatctcatgacgattataggagtgagactatatattttataggagtgagactatatattttgttggtaATTGACAAATCTTAGTGTGGTTTAGGAGATAataagtatggatagtgatattTGTCAATTAAAATACACAAGAAGTATGAATTTTGAGTGATGTCTGGATAAACATAGGGGAGGCaggcaagtgataaataattcatgttatggATGAAAGTGTTTGAAGATTTACTAATAATTTGTGTTATGATTAGAAGAGTTTTCATTATTACTAAGACGGTTAGAGTCAATGATGAATAAGACATTGTAGTGTATCTTAAGATGAAATGGATGAATTTAGACGAGGTGATGAGTATTTGGAGATTTCGAGGATCagatttttagaattttatccaatgatcaagagtgaaaaagaagaaacataacaaatgatttagggtttagttgttggtcttgggaagtcaagcgtgaagatgaagtggttccaaggacatAGAGGATATGTTGTTGGtggtaactcgaagatgatgggtatggatggattaacgttAAACAGTTAGGCAATTTCATGTAAGGATCTAAGTGGAGAGCTTTTTAAGAAGAGTATTAGATGTTCGCCTAGTAAATTTCAGAAtgagactggatgaagtttAATAATTGTCAAAGAGGtgtgaacatcatggaattATTAGAAGATATAGATcccatttggaatagcatttggtgcttaggtgtcaacgAAAGAGGCTTGTATTAAGGAATAGCCGATAACTTGGGTAAATTTGAGGAATagtcgataccttgaggggtaaGGTCGAGCATTCAAGTTAAACTAGATTTGTGAATTAGattgttaagtatgaatctcatgacgattataggagtgagactatatattttataggagtgagactatatattttgttggtaATTGACAAATCTTAGTGTGGTTTAGGAGATAataagtatggatagtgatattTGTCAATTAAAATACACAAGGTTGGATGGAGAACCAAGTAACACCTTAAACTTGTGAAATCAAGGGAGTTGAGGCaggcaagtgataaataattcatgttatggATGAAAGTGTTTGAAGATTTACTAATAATTTGTGTTATGATTAGAAGAGTTTTCATTATTACTAAGACGGTTAGAGTCAATGATGAATAAGACATTGTAGTGTATCTTAAGATGAAATGGATGAATTTAGACGAGGTGATGAGTATTTGGAGATTTCGAGGATCagatttttagaattttatccaatgatcaagagtgaaaaagaagaaacataacaaatgatttagggtttagttgttggtcttgggaagtcaagcgtgaagatttgaaatgatcGTTTCAATGACTAGTGGACAGTGAAAGGTATGTAGGTCTTGGAGATATTTTATTGCAAAGTCATGAGGATGAGGCTTATAGATAATTATTCCTTAGAAGATGCTTATTGGGAACGTTTGAAGAATAGTTCTataggacgttcgattgttgGGACTCTTTTTGTTTGCACCTCGGTGAAGGTTGGGAATgaataagaatccagcgagtAAACCAAATTTTGGGAAAACATGCcatgaagacttgttggagttGCACATGGATATGTAGCTTAGGTAAATTAAGGATTCATGAAAGGAGTTATCTCACCTGTAATTCAGACATTGTTATTAGAAGGGTATGCCAATGATACCAAGGCactacttgagtgcatgtcatggggtTGTTATTGGGTTCGTCAATCAAAagagttaaatgtttgtttggtaggGAAAAATTGAGCGTGAAATGGAAAAATTTGCTTGGTACTAGTAaggcttgatttattgaaatcactGTAATGAGGAAAGACGAAGAATGATGGCATATGAGCTAAGCAAATAAAGGACTCTAGAGATTGACCACATGGACGGTTTAATGACGGTAGAGGTGAAAAGTGGtttgagatatattttggaTGTAGAATATTTCATAGGAAGTGTCAAAATTAGGAggaattaagattttgtttgaatcATTGAAGGAATTCTTAAGGACCAGAATAACAAGATTATTCGAAGGAAGGAAAGTTTAGTAGTAAGAGGGAAGACAAAAGAAAACTCAAGTTTGAGATACAACGCACAATAGTATGTACCAATTGTGGCTGTCAAAGAAGAGAGCAATTTTCGGAAAAAGACATACGAGTGTAAGCTAAGTAATGATTTCGaaataatgaagatgtatcaaggtTCGAGGTATAAATTTAAGGTTTGTATAAATGGAAAAGTGATGGAGTGAATACAATGTGTTTGACTTGTCGTAATGAAAAGATAATCATCAGGCTACAAATAAAGGAGGCAGCGAAATTGAGAAGTATCAGAATGAAAGTTGGAAGTAAAtgtaggaaaattattttcGAGTTTGTGTAGAATTGTGAAGTATGTAAGAAATTGACTAGGGAAGCGTGAATTTGGGGTGTTGAGCATGAGACAAATGTAGGTCTTAAtcagtgaatgaaattcaagttggattttttGTTGGTGACAtgactcttgaaatgaagtactaatctggaaggaagtttgtgtgtcaTAAGTAGTATAGTTTTGGTGTAATACCATAAGTTAATTGTCTAGAATATAACTTGAGCATTAACATAATTTGACAAAAGAGATGATTAATACAATCCCGACACAAAGTCATGAAAATGTATTCATACACAGACTAATCCttcaaagaaaaacatagaaATATGGAGTACATAACACATCCATGGTTCAAAATAATTCCCCATAAATTATAAACAGACTATAGTGTAAACTGATACGCGTCATTTCTTCAACATGTGATCTAAGCATTTTTACCTGTAACACATTTGAATAAAGTTGGATGAGATTACATCTCAGTGGGTcccaataaatgaaattaaatcaattagcaTCCTAATTTGggactaaatttattttatgagtttCTCTTCAATGTAAAGTTTTGACTCTTCCTAAATATTCAAGTCATTAGACGTGAGTAATCTAACGACTTAAACTCTACCTAACAAGCATGTCATAAAGACTACATTAGTTTTACTAATGCCCTCTTCTTGTTAGTAACTTTATTTTGGTAAGATTGGACATAATTACGTCCGTAAGTGGTGCCCCACTTACCCTCACTTACCCCTCGCTTCCGTCGTATATAGATGGAGAATTCATCTAGCTAGGATGAATCATATACTTCTcactttaatcaaatatataggaATTATATATAACAATCCACACACATATACGCACAAATATAACATCATCtattaatacatatattaaagacTACCATACACTCAACCttgaaaattattatgataacataagctattaagtcaattatatcatacaaatcacacaatgtaaaataaaattccaGAGAAATGTTTAAGGTGGATTTTTCCCAAAATAGTCCCAAATTTATGTTATAACAACTCAAAACTGAATTTAACTTAAGAGTCAACTGACTTAAACTCACAAATATCAGAATTGAGTGAATGAGTACTCTTTGGAAAGCTTATGATGTCTACTTtgtagataaaattttattttatttttatttagtcccAGTTCTtgcaatttattaaaataaaacacaatgacaaaaaacaaaacagaaacaaCAACTCTGGTCCAGCTTGTAACCCATTGTTCAACATCAATACTCAATCAATCATCACTAATTTTGTACTCAATTTGAAGGCAATTGAGTGTAGTTTCcagaaaactaaaaatcattcaaGACGGATGTCTATAGAAAAAGTTATGACCAACACATCACACATATGTCATGTGAAGTTCATGTTAATAACATTCCTTCTATCGCACTAATTTCCTAACAATTCTTTGCAACAATAATGCTACAAATCATGAGTAAATCAGTAATGAACACATGAAAAACAGTagcaaaaatttcaatttactcAATTCTACACTAGTCTATTTCAAAATCCCTAAATCCAaccaagaataaaataaaaatcatttttcttcgTTTCAAACTATTAAACCCCAAATCCTAACCTATGGAACACATTATTTCATACATGCATGAATGAGAGATAGGAAAAGGGAAACCCACCTCTTGATTTCCAAAAGAATGGAGAAAATGATTGTACCCTCAACTCTTTCTACATAGACTTCTAGCAAAAATGcacttttcctttctcttttcttgGGTTGTCAATGTTTTTGGttgttttctctcttcttcttcttttctccttctcttcttctttctctcactctttcttcttctctatCTCACCATTTTTTTATCtccctttcttttctatttttgcCGTTCTCTCCCCCCcttcctctttttctttttccgtaaaacataaaaattactacaaattatttatgctaaaGAGGGATGTTACATCATTACCcccttaaataaattttgtcctCAAAATTTAGTAACTTACCTAATAAAACAAGTGAGGATACTTCTCCAAGATTTCAGACTCAAGTTCCCAAGTGGCATCGGGCGACATACCTTCCCAAACAACCTTCACCAATGAAATTTCCTTTTTTCTTAATGTTTTCAAGCTGCGGTCCACAATTCGACTTGGTACCGGTTTAAAAGTAAGGTTTGGCTTCAATTAGATTGAATCATGGTGTAAAGTTTGTGACTAGTCATGAATGTACCTTTTGAGTTGAGACACATGGAAAATATCGTGTAATCCAGACAAGGAGGAGGTAAAGCTAATTGGTATGCCATTGGACCTACCCGACGAAGGATTTGGTAAGGACCTATGAAACTGGGactcaatttttttactctTATAGATCTTCCAATACCTATAGTGGGAGTGACTTTAAGAAAAACGTGATCACCTTCTTCAAATTCTAGAGGCCTTCTTCTGTTGTCAGCATAACTCTTTTGTCGACTTTGGGCTATTCTCGTTTTATCTTTTATCAATCTAATCTTTTTTGTGGTTTCCCTGATGACATCTGGTCCTAAGATTCCTTTATCTCCAACCTCTGACCAACGCAAAGGGGTCCTACACTTACGTCCATACAAGGCTTCATGAGGTGCCATACCTATACTTGAATGGTAACTGTTATTGTAGGAAAACTCCACTAAAGGTAAATGTGCATCCCAATTTCCCCCATCTTCTAAAATACAAGCTCTAAGCATATCTTCTAATGTTTGAATTGTCCTCTCAGTTGGACCATCGGTTTGAGGGTGGTAAGCGGTACTAAGATTCAAACAAGTTCCAAAAGCTCTATGGAATGCTTTCCAAAATTGTGATGTAAACTTAGGATCCCTGTGTGACACAATGCTGGTTGGCACTCCATGCAATCTTACTATCTCCTTAATAAATATCTTAGCCAACTTAAGGGTATTGAAGGTAGTTTTCACTGGAATAAAGTGGGTCGACTTAGTTAATCGATCCACTATGACCCATATAGAATCGTACCCTGCTTGGGTACGAGGTAACCCTATTACAAAGTCCATGGATATCTTATCCCATTTCCACTCTGGAATCTCTAACGGCTGAAGTAAACCTGCGGGTCTTTGGTGTTCACTTTTAACCCTTTGACATACTAAGCATCGTGCAACATACATTGCTATGTCACTTTTCATCCCAGGCCACCAATAGTTCTTCTTAAGGTCTTGATACATCTTGGTGGCACCTGGGTGAATTGATAACGCACTTCTGTGGGATTCTTCTAAGATCATTCTTCTCAAGTTTTCAGCATTAGGTACACCATTTCTTCCTCTAAATATGATGATCCCATCTGAAGTCATGGAAAAGTCTGGTTGAGTTATCTTAGACtataactcttcatcatactCTTGAGCTTCCCTAATCCTATCACGGAGATCAGAAGAGATTTCTATAGGGCATAATAGGATTCCTTCATCTAATGGTATCATGTTTAGGTTAAGGTTTCTAAAGTCTTCTAATGAGCTCATCTCATTAACCATCATGTAGGCTACATGGAGTGATTTTCGACTTAAGGCATCAGCGACCACATTTGCTTTACCTGGATGATACTTTAACTCAAAATCATAGTCTTTCAAAAACTCCATCCACCTCCTCTGcctcatgttcaattccttttgCTCAAACAAGTATTTCAGGCTCTTATGGTCACTAAAAACTTCAAATTTAGCTCCGTATAAATAATGTCTCCATATCTTCAAGGCAAAAACTACAGCTGCTAACTCAAGGTCATGGATAGGGTAGTTTTCCTCATGGGGTCTTAGTTGTCTAGAGGCATACGCTACAACTTTACAGTTCTGCATCAACACACATCCTAATCCTTTTAAGGATGCATCACAATATACTTCAAACCCTAAAGTTGAATCGGGAATCACAAGGATAGGTGCAGTGGTTAAGCGAGTTTTCAACTCTTGAAAACTCTTCTCACAATCCTCATCCCATACAAAAGGGTTATCCTTTCGAGTGAGACGGGTTAAAGGTAAGGCTATTTGGGAAAATTTCCTAATAAACCTACGATAATAACCGGCCATCCCTAGGAAGCTTCTAACTTCCGTAACATTCTTAGGTTGAGTCCAATTCAAAACAGTTTCAACCTTAGAAGGGTCAACAGTTGCACCTCCTTGAGAAATCACATGACCCAAGAACTTTACTTCACTtaaccaaaattcacacttgCTTAATTTTGCGAACAATTTCTTATCTCTAAGGATCTGCAACACTATCTTGAGGTGTAATTCATGTTCGTCAAAATTTCGAGAATAAATGAGGATATCATCAATAAAGATTACTACAAACTTATCCAAATAAGGTCTGAAGATGCGGTTCATATAATCCATGAATACGGCTGGAGCATTGGTTACACCAAATGGCATAACTAAAAATTCATAGTGTCCATACCGTGTTCTAAAAGCTGTTTTTTGAACATCTTCAGACTTTATTCGAATTTGATGGTATCCTGATCTAAGGTCGATCTTTGAAAAGACGGTGGCTCCTCCAAGTTGGTCTAACAAGTCATCTATCCTAGGGATAGGGTACTTGTTCTTGATGGTTACTTTGTTGAGTTGCCTATAATCTATGCAAAGTCTCATTCCTCCATCTTTCTTCTTAACTAACAAAACTAGAGCACCCCATGGAGAGACACTCGGCCTTACAAAACCCTTAGTTAAGAGATCTTCTAATTgagattttagttcttttaactCTAGAGGTGACATCCTATAAGGAGTAATGGAAATTGGATTAGCACCAGGGACTAGGTCTGCTAGGTCTATGGAGAACTATATCTCCCTCTCTAGAGGTAGGCATACTACATCTTCTGGGAAGACGTCTAAAAATTCATTCACAACTGGAATTGTAGCGACATCAAGTTTAGGTCCCGAATCTGAAGATGATGTTAGTAGAAAACCTTGACCCCCACTATATAGGCATTGTAAGAGGTTAGACACACTAGGAAGTAGCATGGAATTAGTTTCATTTCTACTTAATATAGCAGGacgaaaatacaaaatattttcttcacaATCTACAAGTACACGATTAGCTGAAAGCCAATCCATTCCTAAGATGACATCCATTCCTTTCAAAGGTAGacaaaacaaatcaattggatAGACTCTTTCAGATACAATGAGATGACAACTCTTACAAACATAAGAGGTTTCGACACTATTCTCAGCCGCTGTAGAGACAACCATGGGAGGTGTAATTTCAGTTAATTTGAGACCTAAGCGTAAAACACACTTAGTGGATATAAAGGAATGAGAAGCACAGAATAAATGAGGATATCATCAATAAAGATTACTTCAAACTTATCCAAATAAGGTCTGAAGATGCGGTTCATATAATCCATGAATACGGCTGGAGCATTGGTTACACCAAATGGCATAACTAAAAATTCATAGTGTCCATACCGTGTTCTAAAAGCTGTTTTTTGAACATCTTCAGACTTTATTCGAATTTGATGGTATCCTGATCTAAGGTCGATCTTTGAAAAGACGGTGGTTCCTCCAAGTTGGTCTAATAAGTCATCTATCCTAGGGATAGGGTACTTGTTCTTGATGGTTACTTTGTTGAGTTGCCTATAATCTATGCAAAGTCTCATTCCTCCATCTTTCTTCTTAACTAACAAAACTAGAGCACCCCATGGAGAGACACTCGGCCTTACAAAACCCTTAGTTAAGAGATCTTCTAATTgagattttagttcttttaactCTAGAGGTGACATCCTATAAGGAGTAATGGAAATTGGATTAGCACCAGGGGCTAGGTCTATGGAGAACTATATCTCCCTCTCTAGAGGTAGGCATACTACATCTTCTGGGAAGACGTCTAAAAATTCATTCACAACTGGAATTGTAGCGACATCAAGTTTAGGTCCCGAATCTGAAGATGATGTTAGTAGAAAACCTTGACCCCCACTACATAGGCATTGTAAGAGGTTAGACACACTAGGAAGTAGAATGGAATCAGTTTCATTTCTACTTAATATAGCAGGacgaaaatacaaaatattttcttcacaATCTACAAGTACACGATTAGCTGAAAGCCAATCCATTCCTAAGATGGCATCCATTCCTTTCAAAGGtagaaaaaacaaatcaattggatAGACTCTATCAAATACAATGAGATGACAACTCTTACAAACATAAGAGGTTTCGACACTACTCTCAGCCGTTGTAGAGACAACCATGGGAGGTGTAATTTCAGTTAATTTGAGACCTAAGCGTAAAACATACTTAATGGATATAAAGGAATGAGAAGCACCTGTgtcaaacaatacttttaaaGGTTCATTATTTAGAAAACACTCTTCCAGTGGGTGTGCCATTTGAGTTGGCTAGCCCTTTCATCTTCCTTTGTGGAAAATCTTGACTCATGTGTCCCGATATCTTGCACCAAAAGCATACGTTCTTACCGTACAAGCATTCTCCTGGATGTGATCTTCCACACTTAGGACATTCCCTTGGCCCCCTCGCTTGAGGTACATCTTAACCTTCAATTGTTGATTACTCTTTGGTGCATCCCTCCTTTGTTGCCACTTGAGTTGTTTGTTCTCCTTTAAACTTCGTAGACTTTCTTCTACAATGTAACTTTTATGAACCAAAGTGGCATAAGAAGTTATCTCTAGTTGGGCCAAATTACTTTTAATCTCTGGATTCAAACCTTACTCGAACTGATTTATCTTCCATCGATCATTTGGGGCGTACTCTGCTTGGGCACAAAACCTTGCTAGTTCCTCGAACTTTTCCACATAATCAGCAACAGGCATGTCTCCTTG
It contains:
- the LOC101490894 gene encoding uncharacterized protein, whose translation is MAHPLEECFLNNEPLKVLFDTGASHSFISIKYVLRLGLKLTEITPPMVVSTTAESSVETSYVCKSCHLIVFDRVYPIDLFFLPLKGMDAILGMDWLSANRVLVDCEENILYFRPAILSRNETDSILLPSVSNLLQCLCSGGQGFLLTSSSDSGPKLDVATIPVVNEFLDVFPEDVVCLPLEREI